In Microbacterium galbinum, a single window of DNA contains:
- a CDS encoding ABC transporter ATP-binding protein, which yields MRPSAPLLRVRDVSLTHADAAHPSPRDVTFDIDPGEVVLLLGPSGSGKSTLTLALNGLIPHALPATMTGTVEAGGVGTADAQTSELSTRVAMVFQDPDAQIVTGTLYDEVAFGPENLRLPVAEVTARTEDALRRVGLWERRDDNPDRLSGGGRQRLAIACALAMGSPLIVLDEPTANLDPQGIDDVYAALADVIAAGDRAILLVEHNLDAAMGFVTRTIVLDREGRVAYDGPVAEILRAHTDELVAMGVWLPAATLAALRLRDDGIRLDPLPLTPEELAAQLPPASTPASAAATATATDPTTDAAPSGEAIIRARGLTVRRGRTEILHGIDLDLTPGSLTAIVGANGAGKTTLIQALAGVVPPPKRQVDVDGIDPGRAAPRDLAARIGFVFQNPEHQFIAHTVFDELAHGLTLRQAQGPQGEQITDAEVTERVTEMLERFGLAHKADVHPFLLSGGEKRRLSVGTALITRPRVLALDEPTFGQDRARATELLALLQSLRAEGTTIVIVTHDLQLVAEHTTHTVILADGRVHASGRTADLFRDEQTFTSAGLRLPALQRVLAAHARGAEA from the coding sequence GTGCGCCCATCCGCGCCTCTTCTCCGCGTGCGTGATGTCTCTCTCACCCACGCGGATGCCGCGCACCCCTCCCCGCGCGACGTGACCTTCGACATCGACCCGGGCGAGGTCGTGCTGCTGCTCGGCCCCTCGGGCTCGGGCAAGTCGACGCTCACGCTCGCGCTGAACGGGCTCATCCCGCACGCGCTTCCCGCCACCATGACCGGCACGGTCGAGGCGGGCGGGGTCGGCACCGCCGACGCGCAGACCTCCGAGCTGAGCACGCGGGTCGCGATGGTCTTCCAAGACCCGGATGCCCAGATCGTCACCGGAACCCTCTACGACGAGGTCGCCTTCGGCCCCGAGAACCTGCGCCTGCCCGTCGCTGAAGTCACCGCCCGCACCGAAGACGCCCTGCGCCGCGTCGGGCTATGGGAGCGCCGCGACGACAACCCCGACCGGCTCTCGGGCGGCGGCCGCCAGCGCCTCGCGATCGCCTGCGCCCTCGCCATGGGGTCGCCGTTGATCGTGCTCGACGAGCCGACCGCGAACCTCGACCCGCAGGGCATCGATGACGTCTACGCCGCCCTCGCCGACGTGATCGCCGCGGGCGACCGGGCGATCCTCCTCGTCGAACACAACCTCGACGCCGCGATGGGATTCGTCACCCGCACGATCGTGCTCGACCGCGAGGGGCGCGTCGCCTACGACGGCCCGGTCGCCGAGATCCTCCGTGCGCACACCGACGAGCTCGTCGCGATGGGGGTGTGGCTGCCCGCGGCGACGCTGGCGGCGCTGCGACTGCGCGACGACGGCATCCGTCTCGACCCCCTGCCCCTGACACCCGAGGAGCTGGCGGCGCAACTGCCCCCGGCATCCACCCCCGCGAGCGCGGCTGCGACCGCGACCGCGACCGACCCGACGACGGATGCCGCGCCCTCGGGCGAGGCGATCATCCGGGCGCGCGGGCTCACCGTGCGCCGGGGCCGCACCGAGATCCTGCACGGCATCGACCTCGATCTCACGCCCGGCAGCCTCACCGCCATCGTCGGCGCCAACGGGGCCGGTAAGACCACGCTCATCCAGGCGCTCGCCGGCGTCGTTCCGCCGCCGAAGCGGCAGGTCGACGTCGACGGCATCGATCCCGGGCGGGCCGCTCCCCGCGACCTCGCCGCCCGCATCGGCTTCGTGTTCCAGAACCCCGAGCATCAGTTCATCGCGCACACGGTGTTCGACGAGCTCGCGCACGGGCTGACCCTTCGACAGGCTCAGGGGCCGCAGGGCGAGCAGATCACGGATGCCGAGGTCACCGAGCGCGTGACCGAGATGCTCGAGCGCTTCGGCCTCGCGCACAAGGCCGACGTGCATCCGTTCCTGCTGTCGGGCGGCGAGAAGCGCCGCCTGTCGGTGGGCACCGCGCTGATCACCCGCCCCCGCGTTCTCGCGCTCGACGAGCCGACCTTCGGCCAGGATCGCGCGCGGGCGACCGAACTGCTCGCGCTGCTGCAGAGTCTGCGCGCCGAGGGCACGACGATCGTGATCGTCACCCACGACCTGCAGCTCGTCGCCGAGCACACGACGCACACCGTGATCCTCGCCGACGGGCGCGTGCACGCGAGCGGACGCACGGCCGATCTCTTCCGCGACGAGCAGACGTTCACCTCGGCGGGGCTCCGCCTGCCCGCCCTGCAGCGGGTGCTCGCGGCGCACGCACGGGGGGCCGAGGCATGA
- a CDS encoding energy-coupling factor transporter transmembrane component T family protein, translated as MTATAFDPYATMTVTSRHQFLYALNPLAKVAGFAPAMIFLVFVRDLATPAAFLLLAYVLLLVGARLTWRLLLLLAVLPVGMAVIGVSFSLWVDTALVGDTTPVLRIGDWTLYSGALMIGFATALRLGAIISLALIGGLTTSGPDLVRASVQQLRVPYRIGYTALAAFRFVPRFGYELSVIRAAHRVRGHHGGNGPFSRIARGWGYIVPLLAGAIRHAERVALAMDSRAFGAHPTRTERHLVPFRTRDTIFVALSLAASAVILLVFSPWQPPSL; from the coding sequence ATGACCGCCACCGCGTTCGACCCGTACGCGACGATGACCGTCACCTCGCGGCATCAGTTCCTCTACGCCCTCAACCCGCTCGCGAAGGTGGCGGGATTCGCCCCGGCGATGATCTTCCTGGTGTTCGTGCGCGACCTCGCCACTCCGGCCGCGTTCCTGCTGCTCGCCTATGTGCTGCTGCTCGTCGGCGCCCGCCTCACCTGGCGTCTGCTCCTGCTGCTCGCGGTGCTGCCCGTCGGCATGGCCGTGATCGGCGTGAGCTTCTCGCTCTGGGTCGACACCGCGCTCGTCGGTGACACGACCCCGGTGCTGCGGATCGGCGACTGGACCCTCTACAGCGGAGCACTGATGATCGGTTTCGCCACGGCGCTGCGCCTCGGCGCGATCATCTCGCTCGCCCTCATCGGCGGGCTCACCACCAGCGGACCCGACCTCGTGCGGGCGAGCGTGCAGCAGCTGCGGGTTCCGTACCGCATCGGCTACACGGCGTTGGCCGCGTTCCGCTTCGTGCCGCGCTTCGGCTACGAGCTCTCGGTGATCCGCGCAGCCCATCGCGTGCGAGGACACCATGGCGGCAACGGCCCCTTCTCGCGCATCGCACGCGGATGGGGGTACATCGTCCCGCTGCTCGCCGGGGCCATCCGGCACGCCGAGCGCGTCGCCCTCGCGATGGACTCCCGGGCCTTCGGCGCACACCCCACCCGCACCGAGCGGCACCTGGTGCCGTTCCGCACGCGAGACACGATCTTCGTCGCGCTGAGTCTCGCGGCATCCGCGGTGATCCTCCTCGTGTTCTCCCCCTGGCAACCGCCCTCCCTCTGA